The following is a genomic window from Pedobacter sp. KBS0701.
AAAATCGGAGTTATAGGTTTAAATGGCTCTGGTAAGTCATCCCTTTTAAAAATTATTGCCGGTTTAGATAAATCTTATCAAGGCGAAGTCGTTTTCTCGCCTGGTTATTCGGTGGGTTATTTAGCGCAGGAGCCAATCTTAGATCCGGAAAAAACGGTTCGCGAGGTAGTTGAAGAAGGCGTTGCTGAAGTTACTGCCATTTTAAAAGAATATGAAGAAGTGAATGAAGCCTTTGGTTTGGAAGAAAACTATTCTGATCCAGAAAAAATGGATAAGTTAATGGCCAGACAAGGCGAGCTTCAGGATAAAATCGATTCTTTAGGTGCCTGGGAAATTGATTCGAAATTAGAAAGGGCCATGGATGCCTTACGTTGTCCTGATCCGGATACTAAAATCGGTGTACTATCAGGTGGTGAGCGCCGCCGGGTGGCCATGTGCCGTTTATTGCTTCAACATCCTGATGTATTATTATTGGATGAGCCTACCAACCACCTGGATGCCGAAAGTATCGATTGGTTAGAGCAATTCTTACAAAATTACGAAGGAACCGTTATTGCAGTTACCCACGATAGGTATTTCCTGGATAATGTTGCCGGATGGATTTTAGAATTAGACCGTGGCGAAGGAATTCCTTGGAAAGGGAATTACAGCAGCTGGTTAGATCAGAAAGCAAAACGTTTATCACAGGAAGAGAAAACAGAAAGCAAACGCCAGAAAACATTAGAACGTGAATTAGAATGGGTACGTATGGCACCAAAAGCACGTCATGCAAAATCTAAAGCACGTTTAGCCAATTACGATAAATTAGCTTCAGAAGATGGCAGAGAAAGAGAAGATAAATTAGAGCTGTTCATCCCTGCAGGCCCACGCTTGGGGAATGTGGTTATTGAAGCCACGAACGTTACCAAAGCTTATGGCGACAAAATATTATTCGATAATTTAAACTTTTCACTACCTCCGGCAGGTATTGTGGGTATCATCGGACCAAATGGTGCGGGTAAAACCACTCTGTTTCGTTTAATTACCGGACAGGAAGAAGCTGATGCCGGTACTTTCCGCGTAGGCGAAACGGTTGAACTGGGTTATGTGGATCAGATGCACAATGACCTGGATGCCGATAAAACGGTGTACGAAAATATTACGGATGGTTTAGATAACATACAATTGGGTACTAAAGCGGTTAACGGACGTGCTTATGTTTCAAAGTTCAACTTTAATGGTGGCGATCAACAGAAAAAAGTTGGCATTCTATCTGGTGGTGAGCGTAACCGCGTGCACCTGGCCATTACCTTGAAAAAAGGGGCCAATGTATTGCTACTGGATGAGCCTACCAACGATATCGACGTGAATACCTTACGTGCATTGGAAGAAGCTTTAGAAAACTTTGGTGGTTGTGCCGTGGTAATCAGTCACGACAGATGGTTCTTAGACAGGATCTGTACGCACATCCTCGCTTTCGAAGGTAACTCTGAAGTTTATTTCTTTGAAGGTAATTACTCAGATTATGAGGAAAACCGCAAAAAACGTTTGGGTGATGTTACACCGAAACGCATTAGGTATAAAAAACTAGATTAATAAAAAGTCCCGGTAAAATCGGGACTTTTTTGTTTGAGGCGTAATTTTGAAAGCTTTCTGTATCTGTAACGTTGAGCTTGTCGAAACGCTTACTAGCGACCTGAATAGGTCCTTCGACAGGCTCAGGATGAAAATTTTTCTTACAATTTATGCAGGCTGAAAAGGATTTGGCCTTTGGTTTTCTTTCGCTTTGCGTTTGCCCCTGAAGAAAAAATACAGGTTAATGAACAGCATAATGCCCAGGTAAATGGCAAAACCACCTATTTTAGAACTTAGTGCTTCAACCAAACTGCGGTAATCGTTTGCGCCAATCGTAATCTTCATAATCAACAGTGCGAAACCGATATTGAGCAGGTAAAAGCCTGTTTCGAAAAGTTTGTTCGTCGCGTTGGCAATCTCTTCCCTTCCCTTAAAAATATCCAACATATATATCTTACTGTTTTTGAACAGCGTTTTTGAAACATAAAAAGTCAGAAAAAGTGCAATTGGTAAATAAACTGCATAGCCGATTAAAATTTTTGTCGTTTCCATAATGAAAAGTTTAAGGTGTTATTTTATTAATTTATGAATGGTTTTGGTAAGCAAATAGATATTTAAATAATGAAGAATCGACAGGATGCAAACAATAGTCGCCACTTTTACGGCCATCACTTCTACAAGCTGCTGCGATGAGGCAATCGTCTCCCATCCTACCAATGTCATGGCACAATAGCCAATATTAACCAGGTAATAAGAAACCAAAAGCGATTTATTAATCTGATGACAAAGATCCAAATGATCGGGAATGAGTTCAGCTACAAAAATATTTCCATTTCGGTAACATATCTTCCCTACCACTACGATGATGAATACGATAACCGCTATAAAGATGGCATATCCGAGTATATTGTAATCCATAGCAAAAGATTTAATTATAAAACTTTCAGGAAAAAATGAAAATATAAACTAAAAAAATAAGCCCCGTTAGTGGCATTCTTTAAAATGTTTTATGCTCTATTTTCCTTTCACAGTGTAAAAGTAAATTAAATTTATTAAACTTTCAAATATTACTGAAAATTAATTAAAAATAAGTCCCTAGTCATTATGAATGGCAATGAAGGATCTCATCGATTTATTAAAGATTCTTCACTGCGTTCAGAATGACAGATTTTTAGCAGATTATAGGCTGCGAGGAATCGTCATTCCCAACTTGATTGGGAATCGTAATGCAAGCGCTTTAGGATTCCCGCCTGCGCGAGAATGACGATCGTACTGATAGGGTCTGCCGATGGTAGCGGAGTCGAATGGCATTTATCGATTAGTGCCTGTTTTTCAAAGCTTTTTTGATCGCCACATCAGTTACCCTTTCCATAATCTTATAACCGGCGAGGTTAGGGTGAACACCGTCAACCGTTAATTCCGGTCGTTGGCCTTTACGTTCATCAACCAAAGGTGTCCAATAATCCAAAATCGTATAATTTCCCTCTTTGGCATAGGTACCAATCTTTTCGTTTAAATCAACAACAATATCGGCTGCCTTAATCTGCTTATTCCATGGATATTCATAAACAGGCAAATATTTACAAAGTATTACTTTAATACGGTGTAACCTCGCCAGTTCTGCCATCGATTTAATATTATCCATAATCTTATCTATAGTCACATGGCCTGTATTACCTGCAATGTCATTACTACCTGCCAAAATAATCACCGCTTTTGGCTTAAGGTTAATCACATCCTGCCGAAAACGGATCAGCAGCTGTGGCGAAATCTGTCCGCTTATTCCCCTATCTACGTAAGTATTCCGCCTAAAATATTCAGGATCTTTCTGTTTCCAGAATTCGAAAATAGAACTTCCCAGAAAAACTACTCTTTTCTCTTTCCGCTTCGGTAACTGCAAGTGTTCATTTTCTTTCTGATACTTCGTTAACGCGGCCCAATCGTCTGCAAAATTTTCTTTTTGGGGTTTATTGTTTAACGAATCTACTTTCTGATCCTGTGCGAATAAAGCATGGCCAGAAATCAGTAAAATAAAAAACAGGATTTTATTCATAAGGTAAATTGCATAATAAAACGAAACACTAAAACTAAATAATCTGGGTTTAAGTATTTATTCTTCAGCATTAATGTTACTGTCCAATCTGCCTTTTTTTCCCCCAAACTGACTGAGGTTATAACTCAATGTTGCCTGTATAAAACGGCTGATAAACCTTGTTCTGTTCTCAGAAATGGAATTGTTGGTAATACTTGTGCTGAATAGTGCGCCCTGATTAAATAAATCATTCGCCTGGACAGAGAAAAGTAATTTATTACCTTTCAGGAAAGAAGTATTCAATCCCATATTTACCAATAAAGGATTTCCGGCATATAAACTATATCCGAAATTTAAACTTTTGGAAGCCGATGCGTTTATCCTAAAACGTTTACCGGGGATCCAGCTTGCACTTCCACTCAAGGCCACAACCTGCACATTTTTAATGTTCTGGTTCATTACCGAATAGGTATTGGAACTGAAACTATAAGATGCACTGGTATTGAAAGCATATTTTTTCTGGTTGAGGTTAAATTTAAAAGCATTAGAAACATTAATGCCACTACTGCGGTTCAGCACATTATCGGTATAAAAAACATTGTGGCTGTAGGCAACAATCCCATTTATGGATAGGGAAAGTTTATTATCCAGCATCCTTTTGTTCAAAGAATAATTAGCACCGATATTATAGATGCCATTTACATTCTCGTAAGTGGTTTGCTGTTTCAAACTGTTTAGCGTATCCCGAAGAAAAACCGTATTGCTTACCACACTGTTGATGGCAAAACTGCCCGATAAGCCTGCCATAATGCTCAGGCCCGATTTAAGCCCAAATTTATTATAGCTTAAATCAGCGGTGTGACTTGATGTTGCTTTAAGATCCGGGTTGCCGATAATCAGGTTTTGCACATCGTTATTGTTCCTCACAGGCTGCAGTTTGTTAAAATCGGGTGAGGCGGTATAGCCATTGTAACCAAAAGTCAGGTTTCCGTTATCTTTAATCTGATAGCTCAAATTGGCCGAAGGAGAAAAATTTAACTGATAGTTTTTAAGTTCTTGTCCCGTATTCTGGTACTTTCCAATGATGATACTCGGCGAAAAATTTAGCCCAAAATTATAGCTGATCCGGTTGCTGTTGGTATTATAACCGATGCTGATGTTCTGGTTTATGAAATTGGATACATAATCCTGTCCCAGCGAATCGACCACAAAACTATTTCCCAAAGGATTGGTAACCGTTGTAGTTTGCAAGTTGCGGCTTCTGCTTACTGAAAAGCGGTAGGAAAAATTGATAAAACTGTATCCACTACTATCATCTGTCTTTTTTAAGGAGTTTGAAAACTGGATATTTCCGCCGAAGTTAGAATTTGAGGTATTGTTATCTACCAAACGGTTTAATAATGAATCTTTAACCAATACATTAGTGGTTTCGTTGTAGTAACGGATGATATCGTTAATGGTACTGTTACTGTTTCCGGCACTGCTGCCAAAATTGAAACCCATAGAAAGCGACCGCTTGTTATTAGCCAAACGCCGCGACCAGTTGATGCTTCCGTTAAGATCTGGATTGCTATTGCGGGAACCTGAATTGGAATTAAGGTCCTGCTTGATATAGCCTGTTTTATTAGAGGTAGAAAAAGCATCGTTCCTGGTATCAGCCAAAGAGCCAGCCAAAGAAGCATTAAAATAATTCTTTTTTGTAGCGCCGTTTAACCCCAGGTTAATGTTATTGGTCAGCGATTTGGAGTTATTGGCACTTTCCCTTAAGTCGTTGATGGTTCCCTGCGGATTAAATGTTTCAACGTAATTACTCTGAATAGATTTACTGGTTCCGTTACTGAAATCATAACTGCCATTAACACTAAATTCTTTCGATATTTTATCTCTGATATTACCTTTTAAGGCTCCATTATTCAATTGAGCAAACTCATTATTGGTAATGCCGTAGCGACCGCCAAAACCAATCTGTTTTGTTTTTTTCCATATACTACCGTTGGTTCCCAGGTTATGCGCATTATTGGTGGCAGAATTCACACTCATTCCCCCAAAAACGCCCTTATCCATACCAGGCTTGGTAACCAGGTTCAGCATTTTTTGAGGAGTACCGGTTTTAATCCCGGTAAAATTAGCTTCATCACCATAATCATCAATTACCTGTAGCTTGGCAATAATATCTGCCGGTAACTGCCTGATGTAATCTTCTACATTGCTGGTAAAAAAATCTTCGCCGTTAACCCGCAGCTTGGTCATTTTTTTCCCCATTGCCGTAACAGCGCCTTTATCATCAACCTCAATGCCCTGTAACTGCTTTAAAAGATCTTCAACCTTGTCGTTTTCCCTAATGGTATAGGCTCCTGCATTGTATTCTATAGTATCTTTTTTAATTTTAATGGGATCAACCTTTACTTTAACCTCTACATCATTGAGGCGGATACTTTCCGTTTTGAGCATAATCGGATCCAGATCGGAACTTTTTTTCGAAGATTCGATCTTGTAGAATGATGCGTAAGGCTTGTAGCCTAACGCAGTAATAGAAAGATAGAACTTATTTCGGATTACCTTTGTAAACACAAAGTTTCCCTTCGCATCAGAATTTGAGCGGAGGGTATCCTGATCGGTAATCAATCTGATATTTGCGCCTTCAACAGGCTTCTTCAAAGAATCGATTACATTACCACTTATTTTAAACTGAGACTGAGCGAGAGCGTTAAAGGAAAATGTGATCAGTATAAAAAATAATAAAAAGCATAAATTATTGCTTTTTCTCATCCCTCGGACCTCTTTTATAAATAACAAGACCATTTAAAAAATTACGCAGGATCTGATCGCCGCAAGGTTTAAAATTCTCGTGGTCTTCGTTTCTGAAAATATCGCCCAGCTCTGCCTTTGTCACTTTAAACCCAACTAAATCGCAGATGGTAATAATATCTTCTGTTTTTAATGATAAGGCTACTCTCAGTTTTTTTAATATATCGTTGTTGCTCATTGCTAATTGTAAGAATTATAATGTTGGAATATTTTAATGTTGCAAAATGCTTAAAATTTTTGATTTTGCTATCCAGACTTCCGACTGCGGACTCCGGACTTCAGACTTATCTTCTAACTTGCTATCTCTAATTTAAGTTTCTTTCCTTTAATTTTTTCGCCGTTTAGTTTTTTTAACAATTGAGTTATCTTACTTCTTTTTACAGCTACATAACTGGTTGTATCTTTAACTTCTATCAGTCCTAAATCATCTTTTACCAAATCTCCTTTTTGTAAAAACAGACCCACAATGTCAATTTTATTAATTTTATCTTTCTTACCATGCGCCAGGTATAAGGTTACCCAATCACTCTCTTGTGGTAAAACATATTGGTCTTCCAAAACTTCCTCGTCGATATCATCAGGCAGGTATTTGTAGTTTTCTTCGCTGGTTAAAATGGCGTAGGCTGTCCCTTTTGCATGCATGCGTGCCGTGCGACCATTGCGGTGAATATAAGCGTCTTCGGTGTAGGGTAATTGATAGTGCACAATATGTTCCACTTCCGGGATATCGAGACCACGTGCTGCCAGATCTGTTGTAATTAAAATCCGATGGCTACCATTTCTAAATTTAAGCAATGCCTTTTCCCGATCAAATTGCTCCATTCCACCATGAAAAACATCGTGACCTAAACCATTCTCGAATAGTAAATCACTTATCCGGTCTACCGTTTCCCTGTGGTTACAGAATACCAATGTATTTTTATTGCCTATTTTACTCAATAATCTGAATAGGTAATCTAACTTGTCGGCTGCAGGTACTGTTATTTTTTTGAGCTTTAGATCTGGTTTTGCTTCGATATTCTTCGAAAAATCGACTTCAACCGGCGTCTTGATTTTAACAAAACCAGGAATCTCTTCCATTTTGGTTGCTGAAGTTAATATCCGTTGCTTTAAAGAAAGTAACGACCCGATGATATAAGACATATCATTTTCAAAGCCGAACTCCAGCGCCTTATCAAATTCATCCAAAACCAAAGTTTCGATAAAAGATTCGTCAAAGTTCTGATGTTCCAGATGATAAGCGATCCTGCCTGGCGTGCCGATCAAAACCGCAGGAGGATGGGCAAGGTTATTTTTTTCGATTCTTACCGCATGGCCTCCATAACAGCAGTTTACCTTAAACGAAGTGCCCATTTGTTTAAAAACCTGCTCAATTTGAAGTGCAAGTTCTCTTGAAGGGACCAGAATCAAAGCCTGTACGCCTTTCACTCCGGTTTTTAAATTAGAAAGTAATGGCAATAAAAAGGCCAACGTTTTCCCCGAACCCGTTGGCGCTATTAATATTACATCTTTACCAGTCTTAGCTGCTTTTACAGAAGACTCCTGCATCTCATTAAGTGCAGAAATGTTTAATTTTTTTAAGGCATTTTCCATCATTCCGCCATAAAGGTAATCATTTCTCTTCAGGGCGAAAACGGTAGCCTTAGTTAGGATTTTAAAAATCTGCTCCGCAGCTTCCGAAGAGTAGAAAAGTTGAGTCTTTTGTCAAGCAACATTAACATGCTGCCGCGTTTAGACATTGAAGATAATACCTTTTCATTGACGGCATCAACCGAAGATAATATTTTGTCTGCCAGTTCATCTACAAATTTATTCGCTCTGCTATTTTGTAATAACTGAAGCTCTTGAATTAACTCTGCTCTCATAATTAAGAATTTTAATGAATGTATTAATATTAACGGACCGAATAATAATTTGTTTCAACAAATTAGAAGTTCATTCAAACTATTATTAGTAACTTGTTGATAACTAACTTTTTGTTAGCAAATAAACAATCTTGGCTTAACACATATTTAATTTTTAGCGCTTATTTTTATAAAAACCTGATTACCATTCGTTAACCTCAAAAAATACAGTGTATGACATGGAAAAAATTTAGTGGTGAAATTATTCAATCTTCAATTCTGGAAGAAGTAGAAAATGCGATTATCAGAGAAAGTGAAAACGGCTTTAAACTTAAAGTTTGCATTGGTACAGATTCGCAGGTAAAAGGTTCAGTAACCGATTTTGCGACCGTAATTGTGCTGTTAAGAGAGCATCATGGCGGTTTTATGTACATCCATCAGGAAAAGAGTACACAGCAGGTAAGCATCAAAGAAAGAATGTTAATGGAAGTACAGAAATCAATCGAAACTGCTTATTCCATTTGCGATTTACTTGACATTTACGATGTGGCTTTAGAAGTACATGCTGATATCAATACCAGTCCATCCTTTAAGTCGAACAAAGCGCTAAATGATGCCATGGGGTATATCTTAAGCATGGGCTTTATTTTTAAGGCTAAACCGGAAGCATTTGCCAGTTCAACCTGTGCGGATAAGATGGTGCATTAGGATGGAAGATTTGGGATGGAGTTAGTCCGGAAGTCCGAGGTCAGAGGTCCGAAGCCAAGCACATTCATTCCCCAACATCGTGGAGCTAAACATCAGTTATTGTCAGTCTGAACCTGTCGAAAACTTTTTATGGTTGAAAAAAAACAACTTGTCCTTCGACAAACTACTATTGACAGACTCCAAAAGAATGGTCAGTCATCTGGACTGAAGCGCAGCGCAATGGAGAGATCTATCTAGGCAGATTTTGCTGCGCAGAGCCTTCAGGTACTCAATTGCGTTGCACTATGCTCGAAATAATAATTTGAAAGAATTTTTACGAGTAGATTTATTACTGTCATTTATATTCATTTTTATAAAATGAATTGTTTCTGGATTCCAATCTTCTCGGGAATGACGAATCTATAGCGGCTTTTCCTTGCAAACTTTGCGGTTAAACCCAACAAAACCGCATCTCTGTTGTTGTAATTTAAAACAAGCACTTGAAAACTTATAGATTAGAATTTACGCAGAAACTTCCGATAGGGTTAGATACCGCATGGGACTTTTTCTCTTCTCCCTTAAACCTGGCAGAAATTACCCCAAAAGATATGACTTTTGATGTTACCTCGCCAAATATGGCCAACACCAAAATGTATCCGGGTTTAATTATTACTTACAAAGTCTCTCCTCTTTTTGGAATTAAGTTAAGTTGGGTAACCGAAATTACACATGTTAAGGATAAAGAATATTTTATTGACGAACAGCGTTTCGGCCCATTTGCTTTCTGGCACCATCAACACCATTTCGAAAAAATAGACGGAGGCGTTTTAATGCACGATACTTTACACTATAGCATAGGTTGGGGACCGATTGGCACCATCGCAAATGCGGTAATCGTGAATAATAAAATTAACGAAATTTTTAAGTTCCGTTATCAGAAAGTTGAAGAACTTTTCGGTAAGTTTTAACCTAAAGCTTTACCATTTTTTGGTAGAAATGGTTTCAGTTTTCTTTTTGGCTTTCTCTACCCTATTGGTTGCTAAATACTTTTTAAAGTCATCTGCAAATTTATCTATTTTATTATAAGCGCTGTTAACCATATCCTTCCACGCACCCGCATTAAGTTTACCCGGGTTTCGCTCTAATGGGGTACCTATTTTAGTTGCGGCAACAAAATTTCCGTAACGGTCGCGCTGGTATGGGATATACAACAGATCAGTTAACCAAAACCGGTATTTTCCATTACGGGCTTCAAAAACAAAATTGTAGCTGATTTCTCCACTTGGATGGCCGGCGACTAAGATGGTCTTGTCGATCACCATAGTTCCTTTGGCCAAAATAGAGGTATCAGTAATGTGCTCAGCTTTCATCGATTTTTTATAGGTCACATTAACAAAAGATTTAGCCCTTTGCAACAATGTATCTTTACTCAACGATTGAGAATCTACCACTCTATAGTAAATAAATTTACCGTTATCATCTTTAGCAAACTGTTTTTGCTGTGCAGAAAGATCAATTGAAAAGGCGACTAAAAAAAACAGGATAATGTATTTCATCAGAATGGATTAATGTACGAACTGAATATTAAAGATACTAAAAAGCCGCCCCGATTGTATACCGGAACGGCTTAATATTAAAATTTTATTCCTTAGAAAGCGTAAACTGCGGCTAAAGAGAACTGCCCTGCATTTGGAGCTAAAGCACCACTCTTGTTAAAGAAAGGTTTATCGCTATTGTGATCTAATCTTACCTCAGGGATAAAAGTTAAACCGCCCGATTTAACATTAGCAGTAAGCGTTAACGCTGTAGTTGATGTAGCAGCAGTAGTACCGAAAGCTTTAGCTTTAAAATACTCTCCCCTTAAACCTATCGTAACGGCATCAGCTACGGCGTACTGAGGATATAATGCAGCACCTGCATAACTTCCCTGTACCGAACTATCTTTAATATCATAATTAGCTGCATTTAAACCCAATTTAAATTTCTCTGTAATTTGATATGAAGTAGTTAAATCCACAATAGTTCCGTATCCACCAAAACCAGCGCCAGATAAAGCATTGATGTAAGCTGTCCAGCCTTCAACCGGAGCAATCATTAACTGCCCACCAATAGCCGAAACACCTCGTGATGCACTATAAACATTCCAATCGTTAAATAAACCAGCCATTAAACTTACTTTATCGCTGAATTTATAAGTGGCTTTAATACCCGCATTCTGGAATGGACCGTTGGTAAATAAGTACGAAGTAGAATAGTTGAAGTTTCCAACTGGTGAGATTACCTCGTATCCAATAAATGTACCCATATAACCTGCTGTCATTGAAAATTTATCGGTAAAATCATAATTTACATATAAGTTCTGAATATTGAATGATGAACCGTTAGCCGCAGCATCAGGGATAGATTGCGATTGTCCTCTTGGACCAAAAGAAAGCTCTCCTACAAATGAGGCCTTACCTGTTTTTTTCTTCAAAGCAATATCAATCATACCTAATGATACCGAGTTGTGATCTGTTACAAAAGATGTTTTTGCATTTAAAGGATTTTTAGCAAAGTCATATTTAAAATACGTATCTACCGACCCTGAAATTTCAAGTGGTGATGTTGTTGTGGTCTCCTGAGCCAGGGCACACGTCGTGCTGGCCATTGCAAAAATAGCGGTTAAAAGTTTCTTCATGTTTGAGCTTGATTTGAGTTTAGATATATAAAATCCTTAAGATATTGGTTCTGTTAGTGGACTGTTTTTTTCGATATAGATCGCTCTCTCCTCAACTAACAAGGTACCTTGAGAGTATTTCTCATCATGTTGAGAAGCATCGAGACCTAGTTCTTCTTCTTCTTCAGAAACCCTGATTGGATTGATCAGATTTACCAGTTTGAAAATTACGAATGATACAACAAAACTGAATATGATTACAATCACCGCACCTTTTAATTGTGTGATAAAGAAAGCCGGGTTGCCATAAAATAAGCCATCAGCACCAGCAGCATTTACCGTTTTTGTAGCAAAAACACC
Proteins encoded in this region:
- the ettA gene encoding energy-dependent translational throttle protein EttA, coding for MSDEKIIFSMAGVNKIYPPQKQVLKNIYLSFFYGAKIGVIGLNGSGKSSLLKIIAGLDKSYQGEVVFSPGYSVGYLAQEPILDPEKTVREVVEEGVAEVTAILKEYEEVNEAFGLEENYSDPEKMDKLMARQGELQDKIDSLGAWEIDSKLERAMDALRCPDPDTKIGVLSGGERRRVAMCRLLLQHPDVLLLDEPTNHLDAESIDWLEQFLQNYEGTVIAVTHDRYFLDNVAGWILELDRGEGIPWKGNYSSWLDQKAKRLSQEEKTESKRQKTLERELEWVRMAPKARHAKSKARLANYDKLASEDGREREDKLELFIPAGPRLGNVVIEATNVTKAYGDKILFDNLNFSLPPAGIVGIIGPNGAGKTTLFRLITGQEEADAGTFRVGETVELGYVDQMHNDLDADKTVYENITDGLDNIQLGTKAVNGRAYVSKFNFNGGDQQKKVGILSGGERNRVHLAITLKKGANVLLLDEPTNDIDVNTLRALEEALENFGGCAVVISHDRWFLDRICTHILAFEGNSEVYFFEGNYSDYEENRKKRLGDVTPKRIRYKKLD
- a CDS encoding GDSL-type esterase/lipase family protein, whose translation is MNKILFFILLISGHALFAQDQKVDSLNNKPQKENFADDWAALTKYQKENEHLQLPKRKEKRVVFLGSSIFEFWKQKDPEYFRRNTYVDRGISGQISPQLLIRFRQDVINLKPKAVIILAGSNDIAGNTGHVTIDKIMDNIKSMAELARLHRIKVILCKYLPVYEYPWNKQIKAADIVVDLNEKIGTYAKEGNYTILDYWTPLVDERKGQRPELTVDGVHPNLAGYKIMERVTDVAIKKALKNRH
- a CDS encoding outer membrane beta-barrel protein: MRKSNNLCFLLFFILITFSFNALAQSQFKISGNVIDSLKKPVEGANIRLITDQDTLRSNSDAKGNFVFTKVIRNKFYLSITALGYKPYASFYKIESSKKSSDLDPIMLKTESIRLNDVEVKVKVDPIKIKKDTIEYNAGAYTIRENDKVEDLLKQLQGIEVDDKGAVTAMGKKMTKLRVNGEDFFTSNVEDYIRQLPADIIAKLQVIDDYGDEANFTGIKTGTPQKMLNLVTKPGMDKGVFGGMSVNSATNNAHNLGTNGSIWKKTKQIGFGGRYGITNNEFAQLNNGALKGNIRDKISKEFSVNGSYDFSNGTSKSIQSNYVETFNPQGTINDLRESANNSKSLTNNINLGLNGATKKNYFNASLAGSLADTRNDAFSTSNKTGYIKQDLNSNSGSRNSNPDLNGSINWSRRLANNKRSLSMGFNFGSSAGNSNSTINDIIRYYNETTNVLVKDSLLNRLVDNNTSNSNFGGNIQFSNSLKKTDDSSGYSFINFSYRFSVSRSRNLQTTTVTNPLGNSFVVDSLGQDYVSNFINQNISIGYNTNSNRISYNFGLNFSPSIIIGKYQNTGQELKNYQLNFSPSANLSYQIKDNGNLTFGYNGYTASPDFNKLQPVRNNNDVQNLIIGNPDLKATSSHTADLSYNKFGLKSGLSIMAGLSGSFAINSVVSNTVFLRDTLNSLKQQTTYENVNGIYNIGANYSLNKRMLDNKLSLSINGIVAYSHNVFYTDNVLNRSSGINVSNAFKFNLNQKKYAFNTSASYSFSSNTYSVMNQNIKNVQVVALSGSASWIPGKRFRINASASKSLNFGYSLYAGNPLLVNMGLNTSFLKGNKLLFSVQANDLFNQGALFSTSITNNSISENRTRFISRFIQATLSYNLSQFGGKKGRLDSNINAEE
- a CDS encoding DUF1456 family protein, with the translated sequence MSNNDILKKLRVALSLKTEDIITICDLVGFKVTKAELGDIFRNEDHENFKPCGDQILRNFLNGLVIYKRGPRDEKKQ
- a CDS encoding DEAD/DEAH box helicase is translated as MMENALKKLNISALNEMQESSVKAAKTGKDVILIAPTGSGKTLAFLLPLLSNLKTGVKGVQALILVPSRELALQIEQVFKQMGTSFKVNCCYGGHAVRIEKNNLAHPPAVLIGTPGRIAYHLEHQNFDESFIETLVLDEFDKALEFGFENDMSYIIGSLLSLKQRILTSATKMEEIPGFVKIKTPVEVDFSKNIEAKPDLKLKKITVPAADKLDYLFRLLSKIGNKNTLVFCNHRETVDRISDLLFENGLGHDVFHGGMEQFDREKALLKFRNGSHRILITTDLAARGLDIPEVEHIVHYQLPYTEDAYIHRNGRTARMHAKGTAYAILTSEENYKYLPDDIDEEVLEDQYVLPQESDWVTLYLAHGKKDKINKIDIVGLFLQKGDLVKDDLGLIEVKDTTSYVAVKRSKITQLLKKLNGEKIKGKKLKLEIAS
- a CDS encoding ribonuclease H-like YkuK family protein, with protein sequence MTWKKFSGEIIQSSILEEVENAIIRESENGFKLKVCIGTDSQVKGSVTDFATVIVLLREHHGGFMYIHQEKSTQQVSIKERMLMEVQKSIETAYSICDLLDIYDVALEVHADINTSPSFKSNKALNDAMGYILSMGFIFKAKPEAFASSTCADKMVH
- a CDS encoding SRPBCC family protein — translated: MKTYRLEFTQKLPIGLDTAWDFFSSPLNLAEITPKDMTFDVTSPNMANTKMYPGLIITYKVSPLFGIKLSWVTEITHVKDKEYFIDEQRFGPFAFWHHQHHFEKIDGGVLMHDTLHYSIGWGPIGTIANAVIVNNKINEIFKFRYQKVEELFGKF
- a CDS encoding DUF4468 domain-containing protein codes for the protein MKYIILFFLVAFSIDLSAQQKQFAKDDNGKFIYYRVVDSQSLSKDTLLQRAKSFVNVTYKKSMKAEHITDTSILAKGTMVIDKTILVAGHPSGEISYNFVFEARNGKYRFWLTDLLYIPYQRDRYGNFVAATKIGTPLERNPGKLNAGAWKDMVNSAYNKIDKFADDFKKYLATNRVEKAKKKTETISTKKW
- a CDS encoding porin, with protein sequence MKKLLTAIFAMASTTCALAQETTTTSPLEISGSVDTYFKYDFAKNPLNAKTSFVTDHNSVSLGMIDIALKKKTGKASFVGELSFGPRGQSQSIPDAAANGSSFNIQNLYVNYDFTDKFSMTAGYMGTFIGYEVISPVGNFNYSTSYLFTNGPFQNAGIKATYKFSDKVSLMAGLFNDWNVYSASRGVSAIGGQLMIAPVEGWTAYINALSGAGFGGYGTIVDLTTSYQITEKFKLGLNAANYDIKDSSVQGSYAGAALYPQYAVADAVTIGLRGEYFKAKAFGTTAATSTTALTLTANVKSGGLTFIPEVRLDHNSDKPFFNKSGALAPNAGQFSLAAVYAF